ataagatttgtcaaacatgatcttcaatgctcaaatccatgttgactgctcctaatcagaccctgtctatccagataattatatataccatctctgagaatactttccattaatttacccaccactgacgtcaaacttacaggcctataattgctaggtttactcttaaaccctttttaaacaatggaaccacatgagcaatacgccaatcctctggcaccatccccatttctaatgacatttgaaatatttctgtcagagcccctgctatttctacactaacttccctcaaggtcctagggaatattctgtcaggacccagagacttaatcacttttatattctttaaaagctccagtacttcctcttctttaatcatcataactACCCTTCTTGTTTCCCTTGCCttgcacaattcaatatccttctccttggtgaataccgaagaaaagaaattgttcaaaatctctcccatctcttttggctccacacattgctgtccactctgattcgctaagggaccaattttatctctcactattcttttgctattaatataactgtagaaaccctttggatttattttcaccttacttgccaaagcaacctcgtatcttttagcttttctaatttctttcttaagattctttttacattctttatattcctcgagcacctcatttactccctactgcctatatttattgtagatttctctctttttctgaaccaagtttccaatatcccttgaaaaccatggcgttctcaaacttttaacctttcctttcaacctaataggaacataaagcttctgtaccctcaaaatttcacctttaatgaCTATTTctgtattacatccttcccataaaacaatttgtcccaatccactcctaaattcttttgcatctcctcaaagttagcctctCTCCAATCAAAAGTCTTGACCCTGGGTCCAgtcttattcttctccataattatattgaaactaatgataactggacctgaagtgctccccaacacatacctccgtcacctgacctatctcattccctcacaggagatccaacactgccccttgtCTAGTTGGTACCTCAATGTATTGCTCTATATATTATTCTATATAACACCCTGCAGAGTTAAAGGTCATCATGCTTCTCTTCCCTTTCTGTGCATAGCAGGCAAACTACTAACGATATAGAAGCAAAATCTGCCGAATTGATATGGGCGTCTTAACAGATTTTCATTAATGTTTAAATGAAGCACAGGTTCTTCAGTTTGCTAAACAGATTCTGCTGGTACTGAGAGCAGTGGTGAGTGTAACTGCTGGGTTGGTGAGGCCTTCACCTCTAATGGATCAGTTTATTATCGGGAAGTAcacagtacacaacctgaaatacttaccttcacagacatccatgagaaACCGAACCCCAAAATAATGAAggacagaaaaacattagaaccccaaagccccctcgcCCCTCCCTTGCACAAGTAGCAACCTCCCCCCCACCCGCCTGTTCCAGCAAAAAGCGTCAGTACCTGCCACCCACCAAGAAACAGCAAAGCACCCAGGATCTGCAGTCAACGGCAACTATTGTTTACCCGAcagttcgacataccacaggctctctctctcactaacagagAGAGGGACATCCCCCGTTTTCACAGTGAAAGGGGAGGCTGACAGTCACCAATACGATATTACAGTCTGCCACGTCGCTTTCCCATACATGCACCGCTGTGAAACCCTGAGGTTCCACCTCCCGCGACTCCTCAGCCAACAAAACCCAGCCCGAGCTCAGTCATCTGCAGGGCCGCACCCCAGGGGCGTCATCTTCCAACCCACGCCTGGAGAACGCCGGAGAACAGTCAGCCGACGAGCTCCAGGAACGGGAACTCATCAgccgttttttaaaaaaaacgtaGTTTGAGCACCACTTGCAGATCAGGACCTCAATAGAACCCCACCCAccttgaaaagaaagaaaacagagaCATCAAAGAGAGGAATTAAGCTGTTTTTTTGCAGATGAGCTCGGAGAGGCAGCCAGTTGGCACCATCTTAATTCTGCCCAGCTAGGGAACATGACACGAAAGGAAATCTACAGTATGAACTGttattctattttttttctcccccttcAAAGGGATTAGCTTTGAACCCGTCTGATGCCTGGTCTGTTCATTCCCTTGCACATGTGCATGAGATGCGTGCGGATGTGGATGGAGGATTAAAGTTTATGGAGGAGACAGAAGAAAACTGGAAGGTAGGCAGCAGCAGAAATTGGAGCAAAAGTAAGTGAATCCTGATCCGGCTCATAAACGTGACTCGGGCAGTGAAGTGTGAAATCAGCACCATGGAATGGAAAGATTTTAGACAAATGCTATTCTTGGAaggttatttttgtttatttgtttggtCTTCCCATGGGTCAGTGAGCTGAGGGAGAAGCTGTTGACATTGTATTAATGTAGTATGCTTTCTATTATGTACATTGGAAAGGAAACTTACTGCTTTTCTTTGCAACCAGGTTGCTGATAGCAGGGATACAAGTAATATAGTTGCCTCTAAGCAGCTGACCCCAGCATGCCGGTTTGGTGAAACTTTATTGTGATATCTTCATCCTGTTCTCATCCAATAACTAATAAAAGTCAAACCTGAGGATGAATAAAGCAGTACCAATTTTGTTTAAGTGCTAGTTCAAGATTAATCCTCTCAGAGATGAGAATAGGTGGGCCCTCTTGCTATCAGATAACAAATAGCACAAACAAGGCAGAACATATCTTTAATTTATGGAAATACATTAACAGCTATTGCCTTTTTAATTTATTCACAGGATTCTAACATGCTTGCTTGCCATAATTACTGGCACTGGGCGCTCTACCATATTGAAAAGGTTTGTGTCATGATgctctcaaatgttgaaagatctgGACTTTTGCTTCTCCTGTTAATCATGATCTCACGGTGGAGTCCACTCGCTGATTTTCAAGCATGGAAATTGTATaagaaataaaaatattgcaTTGGTGAAATGTTTTCTGAAGTCAAGTTGTAGATCTGGTCTTGAGGCTTAGTCTGAGGTTATAGCTGCTCTGCCTCTTGTCTGACCTGTACAATATGTGGAAGGCTTGATATCTGCAGTATTTCATTTTAATAAGCTGGTGAGAGGGATTGTTAGTTGCTGGGGGGGGGAATGCCAGTCTCCCCACTAGCATAATGAGGGGAGCTACCATGGTCAGCCACGTTCATACTTTCCGTTTAGCAACTGGTGTGTTCAAATTCTGCTCCACGTAACATAGGCTGATATTTATGGAGATGAGGTTGGAAATCAGCTGTGGTTttattgagtggcagagcagacccaagtAGTCACATGGCCATTTTTCGCTTCTATTTCTTATTTTTGCTCTTACAGACACTGCAGTTAGGCTTATATCCTTAATCTTCAATAAAATTTACTTCATATTGGTGTCCTTCTCCTGCAGGGTGAATATGAAGCAGCTCTCACGTTCTACGATGACTATGTGAGTATAAACTAATTAAAGAGTTGGTGGAAATACTTTCAGTTCTGAATCCCAGTCCTGTTCCTGTTCTGacgtgtcaatccatggcctcctcttgtatcaagatgaggccaccctcaaggtggaggagcagcaccttatctTCCATCTGGGTACCATCCAACCTGATGCTACaaatattaatttctccttccagtgaacaaatcccctccccccccccattcaccactccgacctttcacctcttctcaccagCCTATTACTTACCCCTGGATCCCTTTCTCCTTCTTAGTCTCCTGTTGTCcgctctccaatcagattctttcttctccagccctagacctttcccacccacctggcttcaccaacttACCTTCCGGCTAACCTCttacccctccccccatctttttattcttgcatcttcccctttctttctccatcctggagaagggtcttagcccgaaaagttgactgtttgctcttttccattgatgctgcttgtgctgtcgagttcctccagcattttatgagtgtATTAATTTGTAGCTGGTTTATTTTACAGGGTATATAGCTTTTCTAATCTTTGTACTTCAATTTTCACTCAGGATTATGTTCTGGAGTTAGATATTTCAGTAGTCCATGTCACTTTTTGTTTGAGGTACTGTTGCTTTATCAATGTAAACAATGATGAATTGAATTTATCTGGCACTTTCAGTCTTAGTTTTGTAAAGTACTGAGAAATTCCATCTGTTTTTCTTGATCTTTGTATGTGCTTAATGCTGATATATTTGCATGCATGTAATCTAGCAATGTATAGAATGTATGGCTTAGAAATACTTAGAAATATTTTTCAGCACAATTTGCAAGGACTAAGGAGCTAATTTGTGCCATTTGGATGAATCCTTGATTGCAAAGTCTTGTAGTACTTGAGCTCCAATGTTTTGGCTCTGCTGGCCATCTGTTACCAATGCAGGATGAACAATACAGTGAAGCCAAGTGGAGAAGCTGCGAGCGGTAGAGAAATGGACAAGTGATCCGGGGGTGTTAGAAGGTCTACAACGAGAACAATGATTAGTGACGGGGTCAGGGAGATGAAAGGAAATGTCCAGAGTTCAGAAGTTTGAAGGTTGATAGTAGGATTATCAGACTAAATAGAGGGGCTGTGCCTTAGCAGAGAAAAGGCAGGCAGAAATAACAAGCCTGCAGGAAACATTCAGAGATTGGGAACTGTGGTGAGGGATGGATGTTCAGTGTCCTGAAATCAGACTTTGGAAGTAAAGAGAGGACTGGCCAGAGTACCTGGAGGTTTGCCCTTAAGGCAGGGTGGAACTGGAGATCAGGGGTTAAGTTAGGGGTATACTGTAGTGTTCAAAACCCGCCAGAGATTAGAAATTAGGGGTGGGTTGTCATTGAAAGACCTAGGGATGAAGGGGCATTGATAGTGGATCAAAAGAGAGCacattaatttaaaataaatctgCTTGGGCCAGGTCCCCAGACAGCTTCTATTGGAGGCTTTGTTTAGGTTACGCTGCTGTGAATCCTGCTACACAATGAAAACATGGCAGATTTGGGAGTCAACAATAATGGTCAATCTTTGGAATAATATTGTTAGTTTCTGGGCAAAGCTTCCCTGGACCATGCATTGGTGTGGCAACTGCACCATCAGCACAGGAATGACCTTCAACTTGGGCAACCTTTCAGATTTTGAGGGTAATACAATTGACCAGGAAATGGATGCTCTCATGGTCCCCTCTAGAAGTAAGAACTTTTCAGAAAGCAGAGAACTAATGAAGAAGCAACTCCAAGCATGACTGGATGTCCAGACCATTGGTCTTTAAAGATTCCATTGCTCTTCATATGTGATGTCAACCAGCGCATTGCTCCAGGATCCCTAGAGTGTTCCTCAATGATCGATACCTCATCTGCCTGTCTCACGCTTCTCACTTACTTTTCCATCCTGGCCATCTACTCTTTTCACTCTCAGTCCTGAATTAGGGTCTTGACTCGAAAGGTAACCACCTCTTTGCCCCCAACggttgctgcttgacctgctgaaatcTTCCAGCAGTTCGCTTTATTGCATCAGATTCAAGCACCTGCCGTCAGCATTAAGCACATACAAAGATCAAGAAAAACGGAGGGAACTTCTCGGTGctttataaaaataacaaaagGCTGTAAGTGCCAGATAAATTTAATTCATTATTGTTTTCATTGATAAAGGACCAGTACCCCTGAACAAAAAGTGCACACGGACTACTGAACTGCCCTTTGTTGCTGTTTATTTCAAGAACCCTCTTCAGAGACAATTGTTGCAactattattttgcattttgaaTCCCACAGTGCCATTGCTGGTAATCATTTTAAATTTCCCAGGTTTTTATTTGATTGGGAGAATCAGCTGACAAATCCCAAAAATAGGACATCAACCAGATTGAACTTTAAcctgtttttctctccactgaTGCCATCCATTTTATTGGGTATTTGCAGCATTTCTGTTTGATTCCAGCAAGATGATTAAAAAGTTAGTGGTGGATTCAAGTTCTTGAAAACTAATTTAGTAGTAAGGTACTTCAACCTTGTATATTTTATCCCAAGAATGAAAATTAATGAAATTATAGCTGCTTAAGTACATTCACTAAGATTTCTCATTTCATTAAtcaggttcaggagaatgatttcTGTAGGTGAGATTTAATCACAGCTGCCATTGGTGTCACTGATACCCACACATGATTGTGTTTTCTTTCCTTAGTTTCTGTTATGTTTCTTCGGTTTTCTTTGTGTAGCTCACTTTCTGTGATGCTTTGATGTAGATTTCCAAAAGCTGTTTCACATCTGGATCAATGCTGGACATAGTGGATGCATGCTCTATGTTGTTTCGCCTCCAAATGGAAGGTAAGTCCTTATTCTTGTCAGCGACACAAAAAGTGTATTTGTGTGTTCTAATCTGTATGTCCATTCAGTATCCTAACCTTATCTGCAGGGCTATCTACCACCCCTAATCTAATTCCATTTGTTTTGTTACCCTGTATATGGCATGCACCCAGTTTCCAATTTGGCTTACTATTTACGGCTGTGACTTCAGTCATCGAAATCCCACTTTTCATCTTTATTCTTTAAATCTCTACATCTCCTTATTCTTCCTTGACCATTGCAGATGAAACTTTTCTTTCATGGGTGTAAGAGTATATCCTGCAGTCTCTCAAATCTGTTGTACCATTCAATTCCCATATTCTCGGAACGCATGGAGAAATGAGTGATTTCAATATGGAGTGTACTGAGTGATGAAACAAACACATTTTTCTGACCTCAAGAATTCCACAGTTTTACGACTTCCTGCCGACAGGGATATCTCACTTCAATTCTAGATTGCTGACCCCTTGTCTTGAAAGCCAAGATGGTAGATGCTGGAAAACAGTATGATGGTACTGGCGCTTCAtgcatgatgagacctgggtggtggcagggggaatcacagcctgggggaagagaTGCTTTCCCActttaacagttcttgtcctaatgttaTAGTACCTCGTGCCTGATGGTAGGGTGGtatggggtggggaggagggtcaAGGAGGTcattggacagatgggagggataaTTGTCGATGCTAAGGGCACTGCGCGCACAGTGTTCCTGATGAATATCTCTGCTAGGTGGAAGAGAGACCTCGGTGATCCCCTCAGCTCTCCTCACAGCCCTTTGTAGGGATTTATTTCtctatttagtgatacagctcggagcaggcccttccagccccttgAGTCATACAGCCCCAGAAACCCtacaaccccgattaaccctatGTGACTCTTGCTTCGGCtagcggcttaatatagggggtgatggCCCCTAGCCTGGCAAatcttaagaaatctcatttgggtggatgctgtgcgatgtgtcccgttacaaatcagtaccccgaaataacaaacagtacacaatatgcgattaaatgattgagctttataattcttacctTGACTATATgcttagtaaagaaaacaaaaaaaagaattaaaaaaacgttggagctcactgataagctgGTCGGCCATCATTGACCTCTGATTGttgctgaccttcggaccctcgctccacgTCCATTCCGTCCGCCGTtccaccaactctctccatttgtgtcttctctcctcatctcaccCTGGCAAAAGActgtgaaaatctctcttccagactcacaagaaagaacaacgttTCTCCCATTGGGTAGCCCCCACATTCCAAatcctgttatctctagtcataacccaaatgttgctgctacagagaagccattacattagcagtgaaaccttgcaGTATGTTATACctaacctaatcactggacaatttacaatgaccaattgacctacccagtaggtctttggactgtgggaggaaactggagtgcaggggaaacccacacattccacagggtcCTTACGGAGTGATGCCGGAATTGAGCTCAAATTCCAGAACGCCCTGAACTGTCATAGCGTTGCATTAACTGCTGGCCTACCGTGGTGCTGAACTTGACTTGATCTGCcttgcagttcctgtaccaggtggTTACGCAGCAGCTCAGAACACTCTCGGTGGTGCGCTGTTATTCTCTCTACAACCGCTGCAAGTCCTGTTGGACCTGCAGAAcatcaccagcattttctgcttgttAGTTCTTTAACCAGGAAGACTCGATCTAGTCTCTTCATAGATGAAACTACCTCTTAGCAGCCACTTCGGCATTTCCTCTGAGAATCTtgcatgtttcaatgagatttccttaAGTTAGGCCTGAATGTCCCATCCCTGGCTTCATTCTAGAAAACCTGCTTTGAGCTCCCTTTATTCTTCCTCAGACGATGTAATCAAAATTGCACAGACAACTCCAGATGATGTCTCTCAAAGGCCTTGTGCGGGTGTAAtaagacatccttgctcttgcattCGGAGCCTATTTCAGTGGTAGCCAGCACATCATtcaccttcttaattactttctGTGATGGAACACTTCCTTCAGTAACTGATGTACAAGGATATCAAGGTCTCATTGCACCATCCTCTTTTCCAGTCTCTTGCCATTCATAAAATAATTGGTCTTAAGGTTATCGCTTTGTTTCTTAAAACATAATGTTTGTGCATTATAATACTAATTTGCTGATGTATTTGCCCTCCCCCCCCGCCACTCTTCACTAGCACAACCTGTAACATGGAATGTTACTTTACAttctttcatccaagtcattaatgtaCATTGCCCTAGCACTGATTATTTCTCGCTACCTGACAACCAGGAAACGGTCAATTTATCCTAAGGAGCCTGGAGTGATGAGTGTGAAGTCCAGGAGAAACTTGCAATCAGTCAGGAAAAGAAATGTAAATAGCGGCAGAGGGTCAAATTTGAAATTAGGAGATATTTAAACATTTTAGGAAAATTTGATGCGAGAGCAGATGGTTAGAGTTGCTGACTACAGGAAGTGGACAACACTATATTTGTTCTTTCCATTGTCCACATACAACAAGTACTAACGGTCACATAATTAAGCACTTCCTGAGAGTCAAGGAACCAGTctagttatttattttattgactCTGCGCTCTTCCACAGGTATTTCTGTTGGCCATCGTTGGAAAGAGCTTGTCAAAGTTACCAAGAATCACAGCAAGGATCACATTCTCATCTTCAATGATGCCCATATACTCTTGTCCCTTCTTGGAGCTGAAGACACTGAGACAGCAGCTCAACTCATCTCATCATTGCAAGAACTCTCCCAGTAAACACTCTGAAGGGTTTGGTTCTTTGAGCATCTAATGGATTAAGAGAACATTTGCCTATTTGTCTACTGGAAGGCAAGATGACAAACTTGTCTACAGTAATATACACAGGCATATtaaaagaaagaaaggggaaatatagaaaacaatttaaaaataacaTTATAGCTATGTTCTACCCTCAGGAGCTATTGCAGTCTAAAAAATGTGAGtttaacttatttttaaaaatattttttttggaTGTCCTTATTGTATCTTCCTGAGACTTAGCGGAGGAACtgcacaaggatgttgccattcCTGGGATAGAATTGAGTACCATAACACGGATTGCTTACATTGGAATGCTCAGGAACTAGAATGGTTTTGGTGGTTTCATTTGGTAGTAACATTATAGAATGGCAGCACCCAACTGTCACTCAGTGATCATCTCTGACAATTGTGTAGGACTTCCTATACTAATACCATGATCACCAAAACCAGTCAGAGCTGTGGCATCTTAGTGATTCACCTCAAAACCTCTCAGCCATCTGCAAGGTACAAGTCAGGAACGTGACAGGATGATTGTGCAGCTGTAGCCACCAACACTAACGAAGTTTCAAACCATCCAGGATAAACGGTCCAACTTCACAGATGCCACCGCAAGCATTCATTCCCTCTGTCAACAATGTACTGCCATGTGTaacatctacaagatgcactaaAGTCACGTATCTAAAAACTTAGAACTTCCCAAACCTGTGACCTCAGTGCCAAAGGCAGCTGGTGTTCGGGAACATCATCAGGTTCCTCTCTGATGCCGACAGTCTGTCTAATGTAAAGCTCACGAGGTGCGAACTCTGTAACTCTCTGCCCAACAACCCAGGTGGATTATCTTCAACAGAAAACTGTGCTGCTGTAGTTGAATAAAGTGGGGCATTACCAACTTCCCCAGGGGAATAAGTAATGGGCAACAGTGATGAGCAGAGATGTCCAGGTCACAAAACATAAATAAAGTTCTTACAAAGATTAAAGATCTGCTTACATCTATTTCTGAAAAAGCATAACTTAATATTAAAAAGGAAATTAATTTCAATTGCCATCTCCGGCATGAGGCAGTAATTTTAGAAACAAAGTTTAGAAGTAGAAAACTGatagttttatttttaattttcagaAGTCCTGGTGAAAACTGTCAGTACCAGCTTTGTCAAGATTTGGGACTTCCTCTCTGTCAAGCAATAATGGAATTTTCAAACGGAAATTACAGTCGCACTGTAGATCTGTTAAACCCAGTTCGTTACCAAATCCAGAAGATTGGTGGTAGTAATGCACAGGTACTTCAGGATAATTGACACAATGAAATCCAACTCTGGTGATAATGCCAGATCAATATGTCACTGGGCATGCTCAAGATTACTCTTCTCATATAAGACCAACGTGTCTATGTGAATAGGGCATTATGTTCCAACTCTTGGTAATATAAAACCTGTTCTGGAGCCATTCCTTTAAAATTATCTTCTTTCTTACAGAGAGATCTCTTTAATCTGCTGCTGATCAATGCTGGTTTAAAATCAGACGACAAATTTCACAAGAAGCTAGCTCGGTATGTGCCACCATACATtatattttcagaatcaggtttaatatcactggcatatctcattgttttgtggcagcagtatagttaCTACATAATAGTAAAAAAtgataaattgcaataaataaataaatgtcttCGGGGAGGaagaaattaaatttaaattaaacaagtggtgcaaaaagagaggaacaaatagtgaggtcgtgttcatgggctgattgtccattcagaaatctgatggcagaggggaagaacctctTCCtcaacattgagtgtgtgtcttcaggctcctgtacctccttgatggtagcaatgagaagagggcatgtcctgtgtgatagGAGTCGTTACTGATatttgctgcctttttgagctattgtcttttgagggtgtcctcgatgctggggaggttagtgcccatgatggatctagttgaatttacaattttctgcagctatttctgatcctgcgcagtggcccctccatactagatggtgttgcaaccagttagaatgctctccatgttatATTTGTAGAAATAGTGAGTTTCATTGGTGAAATACCAAGcctcttcaaactccttatgaagtatagctgctgtcatgccttttttgtaattgcatcaatatattgggcccaggttagatctcCAGCGATGTTGACGTCCAGGCACTTGAAaccactcaccctttccactgctcctccatcaatgaagactggtgtgtattcccttgattttccccattctgaagtccacaatcaattcatcGCTCTTACTGACATCGAGTTCAaagttgttgttgcgacaccactcaaccagctgatctgtcttgcTTCTGTACACCTCGTCACCATCTGgagttctgccaacaatagttgtgtcattgacaaatttacaaatggtgtttgagctatgcctagccaagaccagaagacatgggagcaaaattaggctattcagcccattcagtctgctctgcTGATCCTGAATgctactcaaccccatacacctgccttcttgccatatcctttgatgccctgaccaatcaggaaacatcaacttttgctttaaatatacccatagacTTGATcttcaccgcagtctgtggcagagcattccacagattcactgctttctagctaaaaatattcctccttacctctgttctaaaggttgcctctcaattttgaggctgtgccctctagttctgggtacccccaccagaggaagcaacctctccacatcaactctatctagtcctttcaacatttggtaggtttcaatgagatccctcccacattcttctaatttccagtgagtacaggcccaaagctgacaaacactcctcgtatgttaaccttttcattcccagaatcatcctcgtgaaccttctctggactctgtccaattataatgcatcctttctgagatatggggcccaaaaccattgacaatactctaagcaCAGCCTGACTgatgtcttatagagcctcagcgttatctccttgcttttatattctattcctgtCATGGGACCGGttggccgttcccctttaacatttctttctccctgattatgctCCAATTTCAGTCATTTGATCTCTATTTACTGCTAGTTTACCCAATTACcatacacctggttttcatcagagacGGGGAAATAAATATCTATCgcaggttgccagtttgttggtttaTTCTCGTGTGATACTTTGTTCCTTTGTCCAATTAGAACCATTAGTTCTAAGTTCCGCTCTAGTTTCTGGATAgtccctgtaaatcccgtctccttgtcaagattgcTCCGGTTGGCTGTTCTACGTTTGCGTCTATGCCAGCATCCCTAACTCAGTCGACATGGCGGTGACCTGCACTTGGGCTCTCCTCAGTCGGTCACTTGCAacaattccctttgaaataaatgccaacattgcatttgccttctttaccacagaatcgacctgtaaattaactttctgggagccttgcatgaggactcctaagtcccttggcatctctgatgtttgaaccttctcctcatttagataatagtccgcactattgttccttttaccaaaatgcattcatACGTTTCCCAAcaggtgggaggaaaggatgaaATTACCAATCAATTATCAAGGTGGGCTGCAATGCAGCTAATTAGAATGAACAATTATTATTTCACATCAAGCAAGTTTATTATGACATCTGCTATATTTTTATGTTTACATATGTTCTGTGATATGATATGATAAGGTACTCCTTATATCTGCAGTGCCTGCACTAGCAACAATATTAACCCAAAGCATTTTATCTGGTGAATTGGAAACAAAGTCTTAGCGTATTCAGTGTATACTAGATGGCTATTGAATGAACCTAGAATCGTGCAGCAACAGAGCAAAGGAGAGCCGAACCTCCACCTGTAAGGATTTTaaatcagtttttaaaaaaagcaaagttaaagtctgtcccaggccttataggctcatcaggtcGATGCTAATgctggtttccgtggcgtgaagtgaccccccccccccccccccaatgaaacACCAGTCTATTGCAGGGTTTTTGCTGGTACTCATTTTTAGCtggcaatgtgtggttaagtgccttgctcaaggacataacACGCTGCCTCAGTTGGGGTTCGAattcatgaccttcagatcactagtccaatgccttatccacttggccacTTTAAATCTGTGACATTTTAATATCTGTACG
This DNA window, taken from Hypanus sabinus isolate sHypSab1 chromosome 8, sHypSab1.hap1, whole genome shotgun sequence, encodes the following:
- the ttc38 gene encoding tetratricopeptide repeat protein 38 isoform X4, which codes for MYDAFLTQWVTWSNDASLGGIEGCQTRLQAADPDFVMGHVIINGLELIGTARSVLLDKDLDTSIKRMVELSKTQQITEREHLHVEALRMFAKGSLPKACDIWEQILLNQPTDMLALKLAHDSYFYLGYQTQLRDSIARVLPHWTPKIPLYGYLKGMYSFGLVETNFYNLAEKTAKEGLALNPSDAWSVHSLAHVHEMRADVDGGLKFMEETEENWKDSNMLACHNYWHWALYHIEKGEYEAALTFYDDYISKSCFTSGSMLDIVDACSMLFRLQMEGISVGHRWKELVKVTKNHSKDHILIFNDAHILLSLLGAEDTETAAQLISSLQELSQSPGENCQYQLCQDLGLPLCQAIMEFSNGNYSRTVDLLNPVRYQIQKIGGSNAQRDLFNLLLINAGLKSDDKFHKKLARCLLMERDALRPNSQMTERLIRKATALHSVE